The DNA sequence AACCCATTTCCgaacaaaatcaaactaatATTCAAATGCAAATTTACTCCTTTTTCTTAAGTTGTAGCGCTTGGTGCCATAAATAACACTAtgctaattttcatttaaaatcttgTTCAGGAGCGGGTCGGCTCACAATGAAATCCGGTGTATACAGCTTGGTTCCGATTGAGGATTACAGGACTTTAACGCCAAGTTGTCAGGCTACCGGTGACAGGACTCATGTATCAACTCGAATCACGGGTACATATGGTTATACTGCAAATCGCCACCTGCGATTCGATCTCCACCAAATGGTAGTCACTTTCCCCACTGCCGCCTGACTGGTTGCTCGGATTTTCTTCTTCCGGCACCTCATCTCACAGAtatccccatccaaatccgtcGTCAACGCCAGGAAGCTCGCCCTCCTCACCGCAACCAACTGCGACTTCCTCTCTGACCTATCGCAATCCCAAGTGTCGGTCTGCTCTCGGGAAGTTGGACACTCGGTGTAACACCCCacattttcgaaccctaaatTTAGAGCCAAGaatttaatttcctaatttatgACTTAGGAGACGAGAATTAATTGAGGAACAAAGTTATGACCAAGTCGAGTTTAGGGTTgcgttggaagtttgaaaagtcaaacttgttgattatatgacgtggcatgcaaatatttgaattaaaggtgGAATTATGTgatgatttaattgtttatgggTGAATGAGATTATTAGGATATTTTTTCCATAACCTTTTCccttggaattttcgaaaaccACTCATTTTATTGGAGAAAATCCTaattttccggatttaatttaattcttgggatatttatccaaattaaatccaaaacccaattattccctatttttaatgagaaaaatcGGCCCCCACTTGttctaggtgattttcgaaaatcacctatatttgggaaggaaagaattattttatttttaattgatcccttattgatTTCGTTCCATacctataattaaatattctagcaaatcttaccatacctcaaggagatcttgccatatcttattttagttaatattaaaaatccattccttatttaaaaggcctACTACACGCCTATTTTCCTTCTCCAATgggaggatttttatttttattttgcaccgtgatattttattctactccgtaaaatatacaaaacaaaatcttggctaattaaaagccaccattttcgaaaatttcatgctTGAGCCCTAGagcttatttttgttaatttcttcttctctactctgcaatatttgtttttaattaattgtggagaataaaatctttccaaatattctatttaattacctaaagattttattggaccctataaataagagcaaaaCCTAACCCCAACCCTCCAAATTTTCACcccctctctcttcttcttctctcttaattttcttctacttttctccaataatcctTCATCCTCTGAGAAGAATTTgagtttgagcctcaagatttttgaagaaccaagtctctactttgtttctaccgttcgtttttctccaaaaaggtattcttatattaattcttcttcatctaaccgattaatcggtattcttgaatcctcatgcatcttgatcgagtgaaagtgggataaagggGATGTGGAATATATGTGTGCATGTGTGTGcgtcgtgtgtgtgtgcatgtgtgtgCGTcgtgtgtgtggtgtgtgtatGTTGGCAAAATACTCTTGGCGACATATGTTGATGGTAGATCTAGAGTTAAGATGTGAATGAATCTATGTGATGAATATgacttgattttgattggtaagattaagataaatcgatgggaaaagggagaACGcgagacatgcatgatttaggAATTTATGTTGGGACTAATACTTGGTATGTACATGTGTGgtaaaaaggtgaaacctcggttgcgaagcaGGATAACAAAgggaaagaacatacttgaaatctaagcagtcgaggtgggctttattcttaaactctcttatttcttgaaaaaaaatattgactggtgttataagggtggtttgaAACATTATGCCATGCatgtgattgttttgatgatactgtgtgcctgatgcctagtttgtgagtacgctccattaggctatagtggcaatggatatatataaacgaattcgggtctgagtatgggccgcaaaccctaccaggccgtgtacacggtgggatcgggagccgtccttgctagtcggccggtctcgtgggcgaaaagtgtggccacactttcgtcgcactatggaaagattgtgattgtgattgtgattatTGATGAGAAAAGCGGGGAgatgtttgactggccagtctaagaaattatttttgtgatactcgtgatattctttttaaatgcttaaaactcgagtttactatggtaagggtggcataacttattaaataaaatattttggcaacgagttcactgggtatttcaaaatactcagccctgcatgtgttttccttatgtgcaggttgaatggcGACGAGCgttggcgggtgttgagcaaacttaattaataagatggatattttgaacctcgagtgtagtcgtgtcttcatacatggctttACTTTCTCTTGGATGCTTCCGCTAAATTTCGAAACTCATTATTATCACTTAGTCATTttgaacttattttttttcccttcgCTTAGACGATTGAGACATGTCGTGGATTTTGTTGAGCTTACGTCAACCGTTTGTTTTTGGATCGTAGTTACGATATCTTTctcctttgattttcttgttaAACTCTTGACATTGATCGTCATTTATGTTAGCTactttttattgattattctTGATTAAACCTGGTTTTATTTCCTCCTTAGTTGTTAAATACCTAGGTCAAATCCCTTttaatgaaaccctagccttgttcttgttgcatttaagttGCCCAGTTAACGACCGCCgaatttattataccctaggaGGACGGGACGTTACTCTCGGAATGCAGCTTGCTGCCCCTCGCCGGGTCGGTTGGAGATTTAGAGAGAGTTGTGGAGAAGATGGCAGCTAGATTGGTCCTTTGCATTTTTTAGGGCTCAATTTGATGTTCAAAGATGGGATAACGGAGAGGATCACCTACGGCAAACTCTAATCTATCTCCTAatacatacacacatacatgcataataaatgATGGTGGGGTCCATCACTcatgtgtgtgtatgtattaGGAGATGAATTAAGATTTGCCGTAAGTGATCCTTACCAAAGATTCTTGTTCCTTTACCTGcaataaataattcatgtcaatAGACACATATTCTGCATCTTTTGATTCTTGTTCCTTTCCCtgtaataaataattctatGTCAATATCACATGGTGAAAGGATTCAATATACTAAACGTAGAAACTATAAAGAAACATGATGAGCCCAATCCAAAGAATCATCAACCGGGAGAATCGgatttttctttatagttATTTTAGGAAGATTCAGTGTTGTTTTTAAACGAAATCCAAAAAACcgcaatttaaattttatatccCCATTCATACAATTCCCATCCCAAAAAATGGCTGTTTTTTCTCGCTTAAGACCGGAAAGAGCAACAAAACGCAAAGTTCATACTCTTAGCACAATAGGAAATAATATACTTCTCCGTCTACGAAAAATAGACaagttttgccattttgatccatcaaacaaaaatagactaagttcaaaaaagaaagtttTCGACCAATActaaccctacacatcattctaaaTGTAGACCCCACAATCCACCAACACTCATTTCATTACCTTTTCACtccccctctcttacttttcctatctctctcttactttactaattatacattaaaccCGTGTCATTCTCAATCttgtctatttttcgtggacggaaggagtattagtGATGTTTGTGGTTGGGTCTAGTATGGCTGACCCGGTCGAAGTTGTTACATTTTCCCCCCATTTCTTTCCTCCTCAAGGTCTCCTTGATCGCCTCTCGACCGTTGTCGGTCAATGCCTGTCTCTCCGGAGGTGGGAGGAGAGACGCGACTGAGAGGCGGAGAATTTGATTGTGATCAAGATCAAGCAAAACCAGAATTTCAGGCCAGCTACAATGGGAtgaccgaaatggaatacgACCCAACCAGCTTGGGAAGGATGAAgtaatttcttactttatatATTCTGTCTCACTTTGTTTTATCTACGTATATATAAcctagaaaatataatatttttaattccatgcCAAAACAAACGACTCAGCTAAAGTTAGAcgaaaggaaaataaataagactTTAAATCACGgatgtaccaaaatgacaaaatgagacATTATTTCACGGGCGAGGTGATAAAGTTATATCAATATCATATTATTGTAAAAGTGaaactacttaattaatatacgAAACGTGGAATAATTGTAAAGAAACAAGatgagcaaaataaaattgacataAGAATCACCACTAGACAAGAATCCGATTTTCCTTTGTAATAAGGTTAGGAATATTGTTGATTTATTtggaaatccaaaaaaaaagcattTCTTTTCATAGCAATATAAATTTAACACTTGGTCTTTATCCTCATTCAGACCAACTCCCCACAAGCTAAAATGGTCAGAGAGCCAAGACTCTTAGGTAAAGAAGAACAACAAGAAGAAACTCGTTATGTTAGGAAGCTTGAAAGAGATTGGTATCCTGAACAGGTTGAAAGAGTTGTGGATCCCGATAGCGAAACCTCTTCTTTGTGCTGCGCTTGCAGGTACAGTATTGTAAAATAGAATAGAAATGCGGAAAGTAAATACTGAAACTAAAAAActcttcaaaatatttatgctGAGAAAACATGCATATTTTCTTGGTTTTGTATTTTGTGAAATTGCAGGCAAATGCTAATTCTGTACTAACAATACATATGCTCATGCTTTCATACATGTGTTGTaaaatagaattgaaattCGGAAAGTAAATACTGAAATTATTGGCttccttattttctttaatgcATTAACTAAGAGGTAGTTTGGTAGGAAAAacgaataaaacaaaacatgataaAAACACATATCTTTAGGACAGAGAAACCTAGAGTAGAGTCTGTTTGGTTTCAAAATCTAAGTAATATCTTAACTTGTCGTATCAAGTCAAGTAAACCAAACTATGTTTTCTTTACCGCAGGCAGCCCATCTTCTCGACTCCATCCATTTCCTTCTCCAAAGGCAACACCAAGCTTTTCCTGCACGAACAATGCGCCAGTCTGCCGCGTAAACATCTTCACGAGCTTCACCCGCACCAACCCCTAGTCCTGATCAACCAGCTGCTTCCCCATCCGCAGCCAGATGCCACTTCCTATACATGCCACAACTGCAAAGAAGCCTGCGGGACTTCGTTCTACCATTACCCTAACCCTAGTTGTGATTTTCGACTCGACCTTTCGTGTGTTTTGCAGCTCAAGATTAAGCACAAAAGCCACAACCATGCCTTGACGGTCATTAGGCAAAGGGAGTTGTCTTCTCTAACTTGCGGCGCATGCAACACAAAGCACGCTCCGAAGCCGGAGAGGCTCACTATTTCCTATTTGTGTAACCTCTGCGGTTACTGGATTCACCCGGATTGTGCTTTGTTACTCAATGccctaaattataaaaatcaccatcattctctttttctcATCTATAATTTCCCTACTTCTTATGTTGCCTTATGTTGCATCTGTTCTAAATTACATAGGGGGGGTTTTGGGGCATTTGTTTGTCTCAAATGTACTCCTAATTATCTTGTTCACATCTGGTGCGCCCGCTGGTATCCTCAAATTTGCAAGCCAGGTATGTATAGCTCTAGTTTTATCTCGCAATTTATGcgatactattattttgtgcGTCAAGTGAATATATGGATAATagtgtttccattttccaaaattagtcACCTTGAGTGCGTGCTTTGAAATTCTCATTGGGCTTGTGAAATAGAATATGTTGAATTTGGCCATCTGAAATCGTTAAAAGGCTGAAAGTGTCTTTGTATTGGGTTTccaaatttagttttaatttcttagttttttttttaaaataaaataaaatgcagtGCTTATGCGCGACACAAAAGCTTCCGACCTTGGGCGTTCACCGATGCAAGACGAATGGACGAGTCTCATTCCCTATATAAGACATGATATTGCTGAAATTGAGAGCAGCAGTGATGGTCACTTTGAAGTCCACAAACATCCATTGATATTCCACAAAAACGATGATGGCAACCAATCTTGGCGCCGCGTATGCAATGCATGCACCCAATATATTTCTCCCCCGTTTTACAGCTGCTCTGATTGTCCAGATTTCTATCTCCATGGCTGCTGCTCTCGTCTTCCAACCAGAATCAAGCACCATGCTCACGAATCCTATCTATACCTCTACCACAAAGCACCCTGCAACTCGGATAGAATCTCTGCGGGCTTCTCATGCAAAGGTTTGTTATAAATTCATGTCATCATCTACTAATTAATACGTTTGCcctttttacaataaaaatggTACGTACGCCCTACGCCACACCACATGTAGGAATAATTTGTGATATACGGTTCAATAAGAGAAAACTATAAAAATCTTTAATCGAACAAACGTGTTCTAAATTCttagtattttctaaattCCCCATTGACTTAAATTCTTTTGATTACattagttaaataaaatctaatcttaatttattaaattaatttgtcaaATTCTGGCTTATTtcgtaattttaaaaaattagtcataatctcgacttttaacatttttttttcaattttcccataataaaatatttcccttttctatttataatattatagatTTGGACTGCAGTTATTTCAAATTGGctgaattattagtatttgttCAATAGGTTGAGAAAAATACTCCCTACGTCCGCAATTAAATGTCCCATATTTGATcggtacgggttttaagaacttgtttgactttatgtagtaaagtggatagaaaagttggtggaatgtgagacctacttttatatactccctccgtcccattaaatatgcaacatttgcttttcggcacgagattttatgtagtgttgttttgtgagttattgaag is a window from the Salvia hispanica cultivar TCC Black 2014 chromosome 1, UniMelb_Shisp_WGS_1.0, whole genome shotgun sequence genome containing:
- the LOC125202120 gene encoding uncharacterized protein LOC125202120; translated protein: MVREPRLLGKEEQQEETRYVRKLERDWYPEQVERVVDPDSETSSLCCACRQPIFSTPSISFSKGNTKLFLHEQCASLPRKHLHELHPHQPLVLINQLLPHPQPDATSYTCHNCKEACGTSFYHYPNPSCDFRLDLSCVLQLKIKHKSHNHALTVIRQRELSSLTCGACNTKHAPKPERLTISYLCNLCGYWIHPDCALLLNALNYKNHHHSLFLIYNFPTSYVALCCICSKLHRGGFGAFVCLKCTPNYLVHIWCARWYPQICKPVLMRDTKASDLGRSPMQDEWTSLIPYIRHDIAEIESSSDGHFEVHKHPLIFHKNDDGNQSWRRVCNACTQYISPPFYSCSDCPDFYLHGCCSRLPTRIKHHAHESYLYLYHKAPCNSDRISAGFSCKGCHLWCNGFAYSCDECNFTLDVVCALITPAITHAPHKSNHFLFMSPTTKFRTYKKCSCCSSTLTGICYSCSSCTDFNLHIRCALLPRTVHHIFDPHPLLLTTAAPREAKGGCSSRDEFFCEVCEENLEKGPRRWHYSCGECDQWFHYDCIPSVDRLSKMKVGVEARVDVHGCPVALVRLEDGVCAGRRCGACGVKLKLGVDGLVYECSNCFFGLHQNCAKKHLLKRLGLESGEHDRKKYSNFSEKCI